From the genome of Terriglobia bacterium:
CTTTTCGGAGCCAGTTCATCTCGAGGCACAACAGTCCGAGCTGGTAATAAGCTTCACCGAACTGCGGATCCAGTTTTGTGGCCTTCCTGAGATGTTCGATGGCGCGTTTTTGCTGTCCCGCGCCGTAATACACGGCGCCCAGTAAAAAATGCACGGGCGCGCTGGGCTTCAGTTTCAGTGCAGTGGTCAGGTGTTTCAGGCCCTGCTCGTTGTCTCCAGTTTCAGCGAGCAGCGATCCCAGTGCCGCGTGCGCGGCCGAGGATTCCTTTTTCAAACCGATGGCATGTTCCAGCAAGCCCCGGGCCTCGCTCAGACTGCCTTTGCGATGTTGGATCAATCCCATCAGGAAAGTCGCTTCGAAGTGCTCGGGCCTGGCCGCGAGGATCTGCGTAACGCATTCCTTGGCGTTGGTGAATTCCTGCGCCTGGAAATAAATTTCCCCCAGGAGAAGCCGTAGTTCGAAGTTTCCGGGCTCATGGTCGAGCGCCGCCTTCAGAAAATGGATGCTTTCGGGGCCGCGGTCGGCCACCAGCAGGTCATAGGATTTTTCCATCCACAGCGCGAACTGTTTTTTATCGGAGCCGCGATACGCATCGAGGATGCGCTGGATGCGGTTTCCCAGCCGATCCACTTCTTCGGTTTCGAGAATCCGCGAGTCGATTCGCCGTCTCCATTCGGATTCAAGATTCTTGAGGTTGATGCCGGCGGACTCCAGCGAATCCGTCAGCGTCTCGATCATCGTGTGATCAATGAAATTGCTGGCCGCAAC
Proteins encoded in this window:
- a CDS encoding tetratricopeptide repeat protein; this translates as MIHCQNCTTRNSLDRDFCWKCGSKLFVPSGTVSLDSAIPYMDEHVLERISALEYTINTLSKRVDSIMETVERVAASNFIDHTMIETLTDSLESAGINLKNLESEWRRRIDSRILETEEVDRLGNRIQRILDAYRGSDKKQFALWMEKSYDLLVADRGPESIHFLKAALDHEPGNFELRLLLGEIYFQAQEFTNAKECVTQILAARPEHFEATFLMGLIQHRKGSLSEARGLLEHAIGLKKESSAAHAALGSLLAETGDNEQGLKHLTTALKLKPSAPVHFLLGAVYYGAGQQKRAIEHLRKATKLDPQFGEAYYQLGLLCLEMNWLRKAQECFKTAQALNPKETRYRKRVRSFSEDATGPDQLNTLIREELLLLKQGSEKREK